A stretch of Anolis sagrei isolate rAnoSag1 chromosome X, rAnoSag1.mat, whole genome shotgun sequence DNA encodes these proteins:
- the LOC137094942 gene encoding histone H3.3A has product MARTKQTARKSTGGKAPRKQLATKAARKSAPSTGGVKKPHRYRPGTVALREIRRYQKSTELLIRKLPFQRLVREIAQDFKTDLRFQSAAIGALQEASEAYLVGLFEDTNLCAIHAKRVTIMPKDIQLARRIRGERA; this is encoded by the exons ATGGCCCGTACCAAGCAGACCGCCCGTAAATCCACTGGAGGGAAAGCCCCTCGAAAGCAGCTGGCCACTAAAGCTGCTCGGAAAAGTGCACCGTCCACCGGGGGAGTGAAGAAACCCCATCGCTACAG GCCTGGCACCGTGGCGCTGCGAGAGATTCGGCGGTACCAGAAATCCACAGAGTTGCTGATCCGCAAGTTGCCATTCCAGCGCCTGGTCCGCGAAATCGCTCAGGACTTCAAGACAGACCTGCGGTTCCAGAGCGCCGCCATTGGAGCCCTGCAG GAAGCCAGCGAGGCGTACCTCGTGGGTCTGTTTGAGGACACCAACTTGTGTGCCATCCACGCCAAGCGGGTCACCATCATGCCAAAAGACATACAGCTGGCCCGCCGCATCCGTGGAGAGCGGGCctaa